A window from Sphingobacterium hotanense encodes these proteins:
- a CDS encoding DUF4302 domain-containing protein: MKKKPIFTRYIIALLSAALFTWGCEKESTLRNYATEKIDANFSNYDSLLTSSPNGWKFLAYPNIKDYPSNKGGFSFFMKFNEKDQRVTMVSDFNSEMGTKTSESKYSIKFTSLSTLSFATYSYIHFLADPNTMMNGGEKIGWGHRLDFEYSILKSSPNQDTIYLKGNLQKTDAIMVRATADESKAFMTDFKYEDTKARFAQAIAGKVGLHVKTGNNLNVMTLSLEQRQVVFAKDISADSVFIHRTGIAYNGVNSIRLNQPFESDGIKVNELILNNGKLEAKDIQGKTVEVVEQEFPSIAAFKMFRTGAYTTIRIPYDNTRWITGYQAETLDWPHRREVQLFLGNTAGADLGISLGVITASVRFYDVTVQFKPAQKRFLLNVNFGFYDQDRPNAPGAGKSTPDEFYNKFTFPYQYRYTYDEDEVFTMYYEGPQFVYAAQFPNLKNAFKESLIDGRYSLKYTKTSKQLLIAFYDKRTDKVLFEGIPY; this comes from the coding sequence ATGAAAAAGAAACCAATATTTACAAGATATATTATTGCATTGCTTTCCGCCGCGCTATTTACCTGGGGCTGCGAAAAAGAAAGCACCCTTAGAAACTACGCGACGGAGAAGATCGACGCTAATTTTTCTAATTACGACTCATTGCTGACCAGTAGCCCGAACGGGTGGAAATTCTTAGCTTATCCGAATATTAAGGATTACCCATCCAACAAAGGCGGATTTTCATTTTTCATGAAATTCAATGAAAAAGATCAGCGCGTGACGATGGTCAGCGACTTTAATTCAGAAATGGGAACAAAAACTAGCGAGAGCAAATATAGTATCAAGTTTACTTCGCTTTCGACACTTTCGTTCGCGACCTATTCTTATATACACTTTCTTGCCGACCCGAATACGATGATGAACGGTGGTGAAAAAATCGGTTGGGGACATCGCTTAGACTTTGAGTATTCCATCCTCAAATCAAGCCCTAATCAAGATACCATCTATTTAAAAGGGAATCTGCAAAAAACCGACGCCATCATGGTGCGCGCAACGGCAGATGAAAGTAAAGCTTTTATGACCGATTTTAAATATGAGGATACTAAAGCTCGCTTCGCACAGGCAATTGCCGGAAAAGTAGGCTTGCACGTAAAGACTGGCAATAACCTCAACGTCATGACCCTTTCTTTGGAACAACGCCAAGTAGTATTCGCGAAGGATATATCGGCAGACTCCGTCTTCATCCATCGTACAGGAATCGCATACAACGGGGTAAATAGCATCCGCTTGAATCAGCCATTTGAGAGTGATGGAATTAAGGTTAATGAACTAATCTTAAACAATGGGAAGCTGGAAGCAAAAGATATTCAGGGAAAAACGGTTGAAGTAGTCGAACAAGAGTTTCCATCGATCGCTGCATTCAAGATGTTCCGAACAGGCGCATATACAACTATCCGAATTCCTTACGACAATACACGTTGGATCACCGGTTATCAGGCTGAAACGCTGGATTGGCCGCATCGCCGAGAAGTGCAATTATTCTTAGGCAATACAGCGGGCGCGGATTTGGGAATCTCTTTAGGCGTAATCACGGCATCGGTACGATTCTACGATGTAACGGTACAGTTTAAGCCAGCGCAAAAAAGATTCTTGTTGAACGTTAATTTTGGCTTTTACGATCAGGACCGTCCGAACGCGCCAGGAGCCGGAAAATCAACGCCAGATGAATTCTATAATAAGTTTACATTTCCTTATCAATATCGCTATACCTACGACGAGGATGAGGTATTCACGATGTATTATGAGGGCCCTCAGTTTGTGTATGCTGCGCAGTTTCCGAATCTCAAGAACGCTTTCAAGGAATCACTGATCGACGGTCGTTATTCTTTAAAATACACCAAAACAAGCAAACAATTACTTATCGCTTTTTACGACAAACGAACTGATAAGGTGCTTTTTGAGGGCATTCCATATTAA
- a CDS encoding substrate import-associated zinc metallohydrolase lipoprotein, which yields MINKIDIRRTGWSLFILCLLFVGIQSCKENDSVSSDSIPNLGGYKPAGNPTIDAWIKKNLTEPFNVAVKYQYDPLEVDFMKNTTPAKEEYVIPTMELVKQCMVHPYLKNSDSAFVKRIIPKLWVLIGSGQYNDNGTVVLGQAEGANKITLMDVNKYDKSRQFVQSSNYTVQHETAHILHQTRIFSPQFKYVNPEYYTTTWHNYPDKEAFDLGFVRNYAMASAEEDFVETIAYLLVFGQKAYDDLANKSTPAGKNRLKIKEQLVVEYFKDKWNMDFRQLQVDVQQGINGYIAGNQS from the coding sequence ATGATAAACAAGATAGACATTCGTAGAACCGGTTGGAGTTTATTTATCCTTTGCCTCTTATTCGTAGGAATACAATCGTGCAAGGAAAATGATTCGGTATCATCAGATTCCATACCAAACCTAGGAGGCTACAAGCCCGCAGGAAACCCAACAATAGACGCTTGGATCAAGAAGAATCTGACCGAGCCATTTAACGTGGCTGTCAAATATCAATACGATCCATTAGAAGTTGACTTCATGAAAAACACGACTCCCGCGAAAGAAGAATATGTTATTCCTACGATGGAATTAGTGAAGCAATGTATGGTTCACCCCTACTTAAAAAATAGCGACAGTGCATTTGTGAAGAGAATCATCCCTAAGCTTTGGGTGTTGATCGGCAGCGGGCAATATAATGACAATGGAACCGTGGTATTGGGGCAGGCTGAAGGCGCGAACAAGATCACCTTAATGGATGTCAATAAATACGATAAATCCAGACAGTTTGTACAGTCGTCTAACTACACCGTTCAGCACGAAACCGCTCATATCCTTCATCAGACCCGGATATTCTCACCACAGTTTAAATACGTGAATCCTGAATACTACACCACCACTTGGCACAACTATCCGGATAAAGAAGCCTTTGACTTAGGATTTGTAAGAAACTATGCAATGGCATCGGCGGAAGAAGATTTTGTAGAAACTATTGCCTATTTGCTGGTTTTTGGTCAGAAAGCATACGATGATCTCGCGAACAAGTCTACCCCTGCCGGTAAAAATAGACTGAAGATCAAAGAACAACTTGTCGTGGAATATTTCAAAGACAAATGGAATATGGATTTCCGCCAATTACAAGTCGATGTTCAACAAGGAATTAACGGCTATATCGCAGGTAACCAAAGCTAA
- a CDS encoding RagB/SusD family nutrient uptake outer membrane protein: protein MKFKNIYKLGFISLFFLASCDKYLEVDPDNRAQLNSANAARELLATAYPQASYVIMSESLSDNFSDKGPFGGSLVIPANRDVYLFIENVLSNGPDTPEFYWAACYKAIAAANQTLAYIESEGNKAQLLTYKGEALLCRAYAHFMLSVFFARSYQDPSPETNPGIPYVKEVEDVVVKKYSRGTVKSMYDNIQADIEEGIKLIGDQNSANSEANAYHFNKRSAYAFATRFYLFKKDFESVIKYAKLAFPNDVLISSSIRDVISYKPLPYFVLAETWSSRTQPTNLLMATAPSQVHNYAMMRYSANGVFATAFMWKTPPIAGSYAWNLYGQENVYNIPKFRPYDYQLQTYNIAILLTADEVLFNWAEASIEIGDYDRALQLFQIYLDKKVIGGGKISDLLMQRNFSTLTNPNKRDYYITGLLDFKRREFAFEGMRWLDMIRHRIPVHHNVVENPEGITVGANDPRRILQIPLEVQMSGIERNPR from the coding sequence ATGAAATTTAAGAACATATATAAACTTGGCTTTATTTCGCTATTCTTCCTGGCAAGCTGTGATAAATATCTTGAGGTAGATCCGGATAATCGCGCTCAACTGAATTCGGCAAATGCCGCTCGTGAATTGCTTGCGACGGCCTATCCTCAAGCTTCCTATGTTATCATGTCGGAGAGCTTAAGTGATAACTTTTCAGACAAGGGACCTTTCGGTGGCTCCTTAGTCATACCTGCTAACCGCGATGTATATTTATTTATCGAAAATGTCTTGAGCAATGGTCCCGATACACCGGAATTCTATTGGGCAGCCTGCTACAAAGCAATTGCAGCCGCAAATCAGACCTTGGCGTATATCGAAAGTGAAGGAAATAAAGCACAACTGCTTACCTACAAAGGCGAAGCACTATTATGTAGAGCCTATGCGCACTTTATGTTGAGTGTATTCTTTGCTCGCTCCTATCAAGATCCGAGTCCTGAAACAAATCCTGGAATTCCTTATGTTAAGGAAGTGGAAGATGTCGTGGTTAAGAAATATAGTCGTGGTACGGTAAAATCAATGTACGACAATATTCAGGCGGATATTGAAGAAGGTATTAAACTGATTGGCGATCAGAACAGCGCGAATTCGGAAGCAAATGCTTATCACTTCAATAAACGTTCGGCCTATGCTTTTGCGACACGTTTTTACTTATTCAAAAAAGATTTCGAAAGCGTCATCAAATATGCAAAGCTTGCTTTTCCCAATGATGTATTGATTAGTTCAAGTATCCGCGACGTGATCTCTTACAAGCCTTTACCTTACTTTGTCTTAGCCGAAACCTGGTCTTCAAGAACACAACCTACCAACTTGCTAATGGCTACAGCACCTTCGCAGGTACATAACTATGCTATGATGCGCTACAGTGCCAATGGCGTGTTCGCAACGGCCTTCATGTGGAAAACCCCTCCTATCGCGGGTAGTTATGCATGGAATTTATACGGTCAAGAGAACGTATATAACATCCCTAAGTTTCGACCTTACGACTACCAATTGCAAACATATAACATCGCGATATTACTGACAGCAGATGAGGTTTTATTCAATTGGGCCGAAGCGAGTATCGAAATAGGCGATTATGATCGCGCATTACAACTTTTTCAGATTTACCTGGATAAAAAAGTAATTGGCGGCGGTAAGATATCGGATCTATTAATGCAGCGTAATTTCTCTACGCTTACTAACCCGAACAAGCGGGATTATTATATCACTGGACTGTTAGATTTCAAACGCCGTGAGTTTGCATTTGAAGGCATGCGCTGGCTAGACATGATTCGACACCGCATTCCGGTTCATCACAATGTAGTGGAAAATCCTGAAGGAATTACGGTTGGAGCAAATGATCCACGAAGGATTCTTCAGATTCCTTTAGAAGTTCAGATGAGTGGAATTGAAAGAAATCCGAGATAA
- a CDS encoding SusC/RagA family TonB-linked outer membrane protein — MMPTRIDSDQFACQASHHSKKKGIVRFLRLKFILLSLILSNLQAFALTYAQEITLSVRNASLKSVLDEIQKQSDCNILANESFFRIAKTVTVDLRNVSLSKALNEVFKNQPLAYSIENNIITLSHLKTNSNDRSAAQATATGTVRGSGNAGLEGVTVREKGTNNVTSTNANGQFSLRLQSSTAVLQFRIIGYESREVAYRGTPLNVSLTSTDQNIDAVVVTGYQTIRKRSFTGASTTLKAEDIRRDGVADVSRMLEGQVAGVTVQNVSGTFGAAPKIRVRGATSITGENKPLWVVDGIVLEDVVNVSNEQLSTGDPSTLLGSAVAGINPDDIETFEILKDAAATSLYGARAMNGVVVITTKKGKAGKLITSYTGNFTTSLKPSYSSFDILDSYNQMKIFNEMEMKGWLTYTNVLQQSRYGVYGTMAKELGYNPATGGFNVVNDPEAKAQYLDRFARINTNWFDALFNNSLRQEHALSLSGGSEKIQTYASASMLQDQGWAKGNEARRLTANLRTTFTPNDKLSYGFLANAYIRDQNAPGTLQRSTSNQGGFNREFDINPFNYALNTSRSTPIYNEDGSYFYVRNNFAPFNILEELDNNYLDIKSTDFKLQGELKYKILPELTYSLDAAYRYVKTSQDHMIQENSNMPKAFRAGTIYDVDGENSTIAAINPYLLRIYNNAEAQPVSVLPYGGFRNRGTVDMDNYTFRNSLNYNKKFGEDHRLDLFTFQELRYIERNNTEYKGVGYQYDRGGVPNIDPNIFLYYAMRGEAYYDVQPTRERYLAFAGTGTYSFRDKINIGGTIRYDGTNAMGKSKIGRWLPTWNVSASWNVDGEPWFDNQEVLSSMKLRSSYGLVASIGIAKNSGLVLRNSLSPRPDIVENEPIMNIERLANTELTWEKMYKWNLGTDMAFLNGRYTLTVDYYDHKSFDLIGDLRTSSIGGETIKTANYANLTAKGLEVTVGATIVKNDDWRYHTSLNFGYNQSDIKDLRGNPTINTLSSPNGGPLQGFPQRGLFSVKYVGLNPVNGAPLFVNQDGIVGNNVYMNSPFVNNLIYDGPIDPTLSGGFNHILSYKNLQLNLLITGSMGNKIRMNPAFFDTYTDLNALSWDFVNRWVLNSDNEVPSILGKREAQLLSGQYPNSAYNFSDPRVADGGFIRLKQVRLSYNLPKKWVSGIKFQSASVSLVGNNIWLIYADDRLNGQDPEFFASGGVALPLSRDYTFSLKLGF; from the coding sequence ATGATGCCAACAAGAATTGATTCTGATCAATTTGCATGTCAGGCTTCTCATCATTCCAAAAAGAAAGGAATAGTGAGATTTCTACGCCTGAAGTTCATTTTGCTGTCGCTGATATTAAGCAACTTGCAAGCATTTGCATTGACCTATGCGCAAGAAATTACCCTGTCGGTTCGAAACGCCAGCTTAAAGTCGGTATTGGACGAGATCCAAAAACAATCCGACTGCAATATCTTGGCCAACGAATCCTTTTTTAGAATTGCTAAAACCGTTACGGTGGACCTTCGTAATGTAAGTCTTTCAAAAGCATTGAACGAAGTTTTCAAAAACCAACCGCTAGCTTATTCTATCGAAAACAACATCATTACGCTAAGTCATCTAAAAACGAATAGTAACGACCGTAGTGCAGCACAGGCCACTGCGACCGGAACAGTTCGTGGTAGCGGTAATGCCGGATTAGAGGGCGTAACTGTTCGCGAAAAAGGAACGAACAACGTGACTTCGACAAATGCTAATGGGCAATTTAGCTTACGTTTGCAATCTTCTACTGCGGTATTGCAATTCAGAATCATCGGCTATGAATCACGTGAGGTTGCTTATCGTGGTACGCCATTAAATGTTAGTTTAACGAGTACCGATCAAAATATTGATGCTGTCGTCGTTACAGGATATCAGACGATCCGGAAGCGAAGCTTCACCGGGGCATCTACAACATTGAAAGCCGAAGATATCCGTCGCGATGGAGTGGCCGATGTAAGTAGAATGTTGGAAGGACAAGTAGCGGGGGTTACTGTTCAAAACGTGTCGGGCACATTCGGCGCGGCGCCAAAGATTCGCGTTCGCGGAGCGACTTCTATTACCGGCGAGAATAAACCATTATGGGTTGTTGATGGAATTGTTTTAGAAGATGTTGTCAATGTATCGAACGAACAGTTATCTACGGGCGACCCTAGTACACTATTAGGCTCTGCCGTTGCTGGTATCAATCCTGACGATATAGAAACCTTCGAAATTTTGAAAGATGCTGCCGCAACGTCCTTATACGGTGCGCGCGCAATGAACGGTGTAGTCGTGATTACAACTAAAAAAGGTAAAGCTGGAAAATTAATCACCTCCTACACGGGTAATTTTACGACATCGTTAAAACCTAGCTACTCTTCCTTTGATATTTTGGACTCATACAACCAGATGAAAATCTTTAACGAGATGGAAATGAAGGGATGGTTGACTTATACGAATGTTCTACAGCAATCAAGATATGGCGTATATGGTACGATGGCTAAAGAGCTTGGTTATAATCCTGCTACAGGCGGCTTCAACGTAGTCAATGATCCTGAAGCAAAAGCCCAATACCTAGATCGTTTTGCTCGAATCAACACCAACTGGTTTGATGCCTTATTCAACAACTCCTTACGTCAGGAGCATGCGCTGTCGCTAAGTGGTGGTAGTGAAAAGATACAGACCTACGCTTCGGCAAGTATGTTGCAGGATCAGGGATGGGCAAAAGGAAATGAAGCACGTCGATTAACGGCAAATCTTCGCACCACTTTTACTCCCAATGATAAATTAAGTTACGGCTTTTTGGCAAACGCCTATATCCGCGATCAGAATGCCCCGGGCACCCTGCAGAGATCCACAAGCAACCAAGGTGGTTTCAACAGAGAATTCGATATCAACCCATTCAACTACGCGTTGAATACCAGCCGTTCTACGCCTATCTACAACGAGGATGGCAGTTACTTCTATGTAAGAAATAACTTTGCTCCTTTCAATATTTTAGAAGAGCTCGATAACAACTATCTCGATATCAAGTCTACAGATTTTAAGTTGCAGGGAGAACTGAAATATAAAATTCTTCCAGAACTGACTTATTCCTTAGATGCCGCTTATCGCTATGTAAAAACATCACAGGATCATATGATCCAGGAGAATTCGAATATGCCGAAAGCATTTCGCGCGGGAACTATCTACGATGTAGACGGCGAAAACTCTACTATTGCTGCCATCAACCCTTATTTGCTTAGAATCTATAACAATGCCGAGGCGCAGCCAGTCTCTGTCTTACCTTATGGCGGTTTCAGAAATCGAGGCACAGTAGATATGGATAATTACACGTTCCGTAATTCCCTAAACTACAACAAGAAATTTGGTGAAGACCATCGCCTCGACTTATTCACCTTCCAAGAACTACGTTATATCGAACGGAATAACACGGAGTACAAGGGCGTCGGCTATCAATATGATCGCGGAGGTGTGCCTAACATCGATCCAAATATATTCTTGTACTATGCCATGCGTGGTGAGGCGTATTATGACGTTCAACCTACGCGCGAGCGCTATTTAGCCTTTGCCGGAACCGGAACATACTCTTTCAGAGATAAAATCAACATCGGTGGAACAATTCGCTACGATGGTACGAACGCAATGGGTAAAAGTAAGATTGGCCGTTGGTTACCGACTTGGAACGTCTCTGCATCTTGGAACGTCGATGGTGAGCCTTGGTTTGATAACCAAGAAGTACTTTCCAGCATGAAACTGCGCTCAAGTTATGGTCTAGTAGCGAGTATAGGTATTGCAAAGAACTCAGGATTGGTACTTCGCAACTCCCTATCCCCTCGTCCGGATATTGTTGAGAACGAACCTATCATGAATATCGAGCGCCTAGCAAATACTGAGCTGACCTGGGAGAAAATGTATAAGTGGAACCTGGGAACTGATATGGCATTCCTTAATGGTCGCTACACCTTGACGGTGGATTATTACGACCACAAGAGTTTTGACCTTATTGGCGACCTTCGCACTTCTTCAATCGGTGGAGAAACCATTAAAACAGCAAACTACGCTAACTTAACGGCAAAGGGCCTAGAAGTAACCGTAGGTGCAACCATCGTGAAAAATGACGATTGGAGATACCATACTTCCTTAAACTTTGGATATAACCAATCGGATATCAAGGATCTACGTGGTAATCCAACGATCAACACCTTGTCATCGCCGAACGGTGGGCCATTGCAAGGCTTCCCACAGCGCGGATTATTCTCAGTGAAATACGTTGGTCTTAACCCTGTGAATGGTGCACCATTGTTCGTCAACCAAGACGGTATTGTGGGCAACAATGTATATATGAATTCGCCATTCGTCAACAATCTCATATATGACGGCCCAATCGACCCGACTCTTTCAGGTGGTTTCAACCATATCCTATCGTATAAGAATCTACAGCTTAACCTGTTGATTACCGGATCTATGGGCAACAAAATACGGATGAACCCCGCATTCTTTGATACTTACACAGATTTGAATGCACTATCCTGGGATTTCGTGAACCGTTGGGTACTCAATTCGGATAATGAAGTTCCTTCTATTCTAGGTAAGCGAGAAGCGCAATTATTGTCAGGACAATATCCAAACAGTGCCTATAACTTCTCGGATCCTCGCGTTGCAGATGGTGGCTTTATTCGCTTGAAGCAAGTTAGATTAAGCTATAATCTTCCGAAGAAATGGGTCAGTGGAATCAAGTTCCAATCGGCGTCGGTGAGCTTAGTGGGAAATAATATTTGGCTTATCTATGCGGATGATCGCTTGAACGGACAAGACCCTGAGTTTTTCGCGTCGGGTGGTGTTGCCCTTCCGCTCTCTAGAGATTATACATTTTCATTAAAATTAGGATTCTAA
- a CDS encoding FecR family protein, with product MSSSPVFAELLKKYVNNSLSKDEFQQFFLLVNELSTSELEAVFAELDLRPFDLYVDAKLGHSNGRDLDSEITRIWGDIAKECANENDANVIPLLTEKRSINPWKWIAAAVVLFLGLGIIWKLQTDKQVAQHTLAVQQSIVPAENESIITLPNGKEIIIREDASGVLFEDDAYKVVKNDRNELLFETNSDAELPKTKVAFNTVQTSTGGFTSFLLPDGSKVYLSSRSSLKFPVNFAEDSRQVTLSGEAYFEVQKRPNAPFQVITDKQVVEVLGTHFNIRVYPDESQQLTTLIEGKVKVTDAKASGNEQGLILNPGEQAYLSNNELIKRKVETDVITGWKSNRFIYKNTNIYTVLKDIERWYGVEFVFGMTSMQNQFIYGNVSRNVPLNELLEVLSKNTTLKFTSKERRVYVNP from the coding sequence ATGTCAAGTTCTCCAGTTTTTGCAGAATTACTTAAAAAATATGTCAACAATAGCCTCAGTAAGGACGAGTTTCAGCAGTTCTTTTTGTTGGTCAACGAATTGTCTACTTCTGAATTAGAAGCTGTATTCGCTGAACTCGACCTTCGCCCTTTTGATTTATATGTAGATGCCAAGTTGGGCCATTCAAACGGTCGAGATTTAGATTCGGAGATCACAAGAATTTGGGGAGATATAGCTAAGGAATGTGCGAATGAGAATGATGCGAACGTAATTCCGCTTCTAACTGAAAAACGTTCAATCAATCCGTGGAAATGGATTGCTGCGGCGGTAGTTCTATTCCTTGGACTCGGTATAATATGGAAGCTCCAAACGGATAAGCAAGTTGCTCAGCACACTTTAGCCGTTCAACAATCTATTGTTCCTGCAGAAAACGAGTCTATCATCACTTTGCCGAATGGGAAAGAGATCATCATACGGGAGGATGCTTCAGGTGTATTATTTGAAGACGATGCATACAAGGTCGTTAAGAATGATCGTAATGAGCTATTATTCGAAACCAATTCAGATGCTGAATTACCGAAAACAAAAGTTGCATTTAACACGGTCCAAACTTCAACCGGCGGATTCACTTCTTTCCTCCTCCCCGATGGTTCTAAAGTTTATCTCAGCAGCCGGTCTTCCTTAAAGTTCCCAGTAAATTTCGCGGAAGATAGCCGCCAAGTTACCTTAAGCGGTGAAGCGTATTTTGAAGTCCAAAAAAGACCGAATGCACCTTTTCAAGTAATAACCGATAAGCAAGTTGTCGAAGTACTCGGCACACATTTTAATATCCGCGTTTACCCTGATGAAAGTCAACAACTGACAACCTTAATTGAGGGTAAGGTAAAAGTCACAGATGCTAAAGCATCCGGTAATGAGCAGGGTCTGATACTAAATCCAGGAGAACAGGCTTATCTATCAAACAATGAGCTCATTAAGCGTAAGGTAGAAACTGATGTGATAACCGGTTGGAAATCCAATCGCTTCATCTATAAAAACACCAATATTTACACGGTTTTAAAAGATATAGAACGTTGGTATGGAGTCGAATTTGTTTTCGGTATGACAAGCATGCAAAATCAGTTTATCTATGGAAATGTCTCAAGAAATGTTCCTTTAAACGAATTATTAGAAGTGTTATCGAAGAATACGACTTTAAAATTTACAAGTAAAGAAAGGAGAGTTTATGTGAATCCTTAA
- a CDS encoding RNA polymerase sigma factor — translation MPSDLRPLDLTIKGIVEGDVKAFEAVYLKYSKPLYRYIQSITKNEEQSFDILQMTFIKVWNGREQINLEKSFQSYLYQIANNLSIDYLRQVAKNLKKQEEIWNNSMVYGLSVEEEYLIKEKNKIIDQVIEQLPLQQQRVFRLCKLEGYSYAEAAPILQVSASTVSNHLTAAVKSVRELLMNNKNHLYFILFIINELI, via the coding sequence ATGCCATCCGATTTAAGGCCGTTGGATCTAACGATAAAAGGGATAGTCGAAGGAGATGTAAAAGCGTTTGAAGCCGTTTATTTAAAATATTCAAAACCACTTTACCGCTACATCCAATCGATCACTAAAAATGAGGAACAATCATTTGATATTCTTCAGATGACCTTTATTAAGGTTTGGAATGGTCGTGAGCAAATCAATTTGGAAAAATCCTTTCAATCCTACCTATACCAGATCGCTAATAATTTATCAATCGATTATCTGCGTCAAGTCGCAAAAAATCTAAAGAAGCAAGAAGAAATCTGGAACAACAGCATGGTTTATGGCCTTTCTGTAGAAGAGGAATATCTAATAAAAGAGAAAAATAAGATTATAGATCAAGTTATCGAGCAACTCCCCTTGCAACAGCAACGTGTATTCAGACTTTGCAAATTAGAAGGCTATTCCTATGCCGAAGCGGCCCCTATATTGCAGGTATCCGCATCAACGGTGTCCAATCACCTAACGGCTGCTGTTAAATCAGTTCGCGAATTATTAATGAACAACAAGAATCATTTGTATTTTATATTATTCATTATCAATGAATTGATTTAA
- a CDS encoding acetylxylan esterase, with translation MRFLLSLLVLVSLWNFSFAQSRSNQLIQVLVTPNKADWTYANNEEISFKVSIVKHQVPIQDADVSYTIGWEKMEPLQSGNLKVNGSEVQVGKPLKGEKPGFIRCEVKYKYDGQEYRGIATAAISPDKIQPTQTLPNDFTSFWNKEIDALKNIALDPKMTLLPELSTATVDVYHVNFSNINNSRVYGILSKPKKAGKYPAVLQVPGAGIRPYAGMVSVAEKGLVTLQIGIHGIPVTHETELYNSLSAGALRSYPFFNLDDKDQYYYKRVYLGCIRAVDFLTQLEEVDKNNLTVWGGSQGGALSITTAGLDKRVKHLVALYPALSDVTGYLHNRAGGWPHMFNKQNAPFMATDVKIKNSAYYDVVNFARQVKVPGFYTWGYNDETCPPTSYYAAYNLINAPRDLYLVQETGHWTFQEQQDKILNWVLEKAKVKK, from the coding sequence ATGAGATTTCTACTATCCTTGCTTGTGCTTGTGTCCCTTTGGAACTTCAGTTTTGCACAATCGAGAAGCAACCAGCTAATTCAGGTATTAGTAACGCCCAACAAGGCGGATTGGACCTATGCCAACAATGAAGAAATAAGCTTTAAAGTATCGATTGTCAAACATCAGGTGCCGATTCAAGATGCTGATGTAAGTTATACCATCGGCTGGGAAAAGATGGAACCTTTACAATCCGGGAATCTAAAAGTCAACGGATCGGAGGTTCAAGTCGGAAAACCATTAAAAGGCGAAAAGCCCGGCTTTATTCGCTGCGAGGTAAAATACAAATACGATGGTCAAGAATATAGAGGAATTGCAACTGCTGCAATCAGCCCCGATAAAATACAGCCAACGCAGACTCTTCCAAATGATTTTACGTCGTTCTGGAATAAAGAAATCGATGCATTAAAGAATATTGCTCTAGATCCGAAGATGACATTGCTTCCTGAGCTTTCAACAGCAACGGTTGATGTTTATCATGTTAATTTTTCGAACATCAATAACAGCCGCGTTTATGGCATCTTATCCAAGCCAAAGAAAGCTGGTAAATACCCAGCAGTACTACAAGTGCCTGGAGCCGGCATTCGTCCTTATGCGGGTATGGTATCTGTTGCGGAGAAAGGCTTAGTCACACTTCAGATCGGTATCCACGGTATTCCTGTAACGCATGAAACAGAACTATACAATTCCCTGTCTGCCGGAGCTTTAAGAAGCTATCCTTTCTTCAATTTAGACGATAAAGATCAGTATTATTATAAGCGAGTTTACTTAGGTTGTATTCGCGCTGTCGATTTCTTAACGCAATTAGAAGAGGTGGATAAAAACAACCTAACTGTATGGGGCGGTAGTCAAGGTGGTGCCTTATCGATTACTACGGCAGGTTTGGACAAGCGTGTCAAACATCTGGTAGCCCTATATCCGGCACTAAGTGATGTAACGGGCTATTTGCACAATCGCGCCGGTGGATGGCCACATATGTTCAATAAACAAAATGCGCCATTTATGGCTACAGATGTAAAAATTAAAAACTCTGCTTATTATGATGTGGTAAACTTCGCTAGGCAAGTCAAAGTCCCTGGATTCTACACCTGGGGATATAATGATGAAACCTGCCCTCCAACCTCCTACTACGCAGCGTATAACTTAATCAACGCACCGAGAGACCTTTATCTGGTACAAGAAACCGGACACTGGACATTCCAAGAACAGCAGGATAAAATATTGAATTGGGTTCTGGAAAAAGCGAAAGTGAAGAAATAA